Proteins co-encoded in one Prevotella sp. E13-27 genomic window:
- a CDS encoding recombinase family protein — MIDFGKKCIILTRVSTSQQDYQFQLDALYKYAKDLGLDKPLIDISTKESGFRSMEAKDGFKRVIEFLSENDCRIVLCTELSRLAREKIILEQIKEWFVTNKIQLYVKDQNFRLFNDNGEVDMSTDIIFSVYASMAQSEMREKKKRMARGLNSLLASGYSVVGPTAFGYSKQKTEEKVHGKYRSILVKNEEQAKQVQTIFEWALHGINGDKTRCSARAIMLECVARGFDPYLTSVSNVKKCLTNEGYTGTKTTHNRRKNPEYWDYGHKDAPRYVDSTSHTIKYPQIISKELFDAVQKRMYSEYSHLEEVATNVYADKSRTHVTILAKMFICPVCGRFLVGSYRYRDDRLMAYYRCGQFHENRKTFAMPLFDTAIWSFCKSNWETYIDFLKKSSGTDTAEIEKRKANFEQMVEAIEKEKDEYLDQILSLGRMSPKLQARVKEKVAEYDKQIENYRSSILKEQENLDVISRMTDLSDTEIALETSKEDMRKYIQILVKSLILVYRTVRLIVIEVKLNPGVVVPYTTPETQDPSSDVSVYLLVDGIQGYTPKLRCIYSPSITFDATNGTFKRGEEVITTKDVFEDKEDVFSRELLFRRLNIYQNDVPKNKA, encoded by the coding sequence ATGATAGATTTCGGGAAAAAATGTATAATTTTAACGCGAGTATCAACTTCGCAGCAGGATTATCAATTCCAGTTGGATGCGCTTTACAAGTATGCTAAAGACTTGGGACTTGATAAGCCATTGATTGATATATCTACGAAAGAGTCTGGTTTCCGTAGCATGGAGGCCAAAGACGGTTTCAAGCGTGTCATAGAATTCCTATCTGAGAATGATTGTCGTATAGTCCTATGTACGGAACTTAGCCGATTAGCCAGAGAGAAGATAATCCTGGAGCAAATCAAAGAATGGTTTGTAACCAATAAGATTCAGCTATACGTCAAAGACCAGAACTTCCGTTTATTCAATGACAACGGTGAGGTTGACATGAGTACCGACATCATCTTCTCTGTCTATGCTTCTATGGCACAATCTGAAATGAGAGAGAAGAAAAAGAGGATGGCCAGGGGTCTCAACTCACTATTGGCATCTGGGTATTCTGTGGTTGGCCCTACTGCTTTCGGTTACAGTAAACAGAAAACGGAAGAGAAAGTACATGGCAAATATCGGTCTATCTTGGTCAAGAACGAAGAACAGGCAAAACAGGTCCAAACGATTTTTGAATGGGCTTTGCATGGAATCAACGGGGATAAAACACGGTGTTCAGCGAGAGCCATCATGTTAGAATGTGTTGCCAGGGGCTTTGATCCTTACCTAACTTCCGTTAGCAATGTCAAAAAGTGCCTGACCAATGAGGGCTATACTGGTACTAAGACCACTCACAACAGAAGGAAGAACCCAGAATATTGGGACTACGGCCATAAGGATGCTCCCAGGTATGTTGATAGTACCAGCCATACCATTAAGTACCCTCAAATTATATCGAAAGAACTGTTTGATGCAGTTCAGAAACGAATGTACTCAGAATATAGTCACCTTGAAGAAGTGGCTACTAATGTATATGCAGACAAGTCGAGGACACATGTAACCATTCTGGCAAAGATGTTTATATGTCCTGTATGTGGCCGTTTCTTGGTTGGTAGCTATAGGTATAGGGATGATCGATTGATGGCCTATTACCGTTGTGGGCAGTTCCATGAGAATAGAAAAACATTTGCTATGCCATTGTTCGACACGGCCATCTGGAGTTTCTGCAAAAGTAATTGGGAAACCTATATTGACTTCCTTAAGAAATCGTCTGGCACTGATACTGCCGAAATTGAGAAAAGAAAGGCGAACTTTGAGCAGATGGTTGAAGCTATAGAAAAAGAGAAAGACGAGTACCTGGACCAAATTCTGAGTTTGGGCAGAATGTCACCGAAGCTTCAAGCAAGGGTAAAAGAAAAAGTTGCAGAATATGACAAACAGATAGAAAACTACAGGTCATCTATACTGAAGGAGCAAGAAAATCTGGATGTGATAAGCAGGATGACCGACCTCTCCGATACCGAAATAGCTTTAGAAACTTCTAAAGAGGATATGAGGAAGTACATTCAGATTCTTGTCAAAAGTTTAATACTGGTATATCGGACTGTTAGGCTGATAGTAATTGAAGTGAAACTTAATCCAGGAGTTGTCGTTCCTTACACAACTCCAGAAACTCAGGATCCTTCCTCGGACGTTTCTGTTTATCTTTTGGTAGACGGAATCCAAGGCTATACACCCAAACTGAGGTGTATCTACTCCCCGTCTATAACATTTGATGCCACTAATGGCACTTTTAAACGAGGGGAAGAAGTCATTACCACAAAGGACGTTTTTGAAGATAAGGAAGATGTCTTTTCAAGAGAGCTACTTTTTAGACGATTGAACATCTATCAGAACGACGTTCCTAAGAACAAGGCATAG
- a CDS encoding ParB N-terminal domain-containing protein, producing the protein MIKYITNPLQRAVAAAIGFPTTESLLCEGHTVSLQNLKDSVGSRLVIPKRPLCMSHVRSLATSILKHGSILLPIILERKDDEYVVKDGFHRLAALELIKDTHPEVMITVKAKLFNLK; encoded by the coding sequence ATGATTAAGTACATAACAAATCCACTTCAAAGGGCAGTCGCTGCTGCAATCGGATTCCCTACAACAGAGAGTCTGCTCTGTGAAGGACATACGGTTAGCCTACAGAATCTCAAAGATAGTGTAGGTTCCCGTCTGGTCATCCCTAAGAGGCCGTTATGTATGTCTCATGTTAGAAGTCTCGCCACCTCTATTCTAAAACATGGCTCTATCCTATTACCTATTATATTAGAGCGAAAAGATGACGAGTATGTTGTGAAAGATGGGTTTCATAGGCTTGCGGCTCTCGAATTAATCAAAGATACTCATCCCGAAGTAATGATAACAGTAAAAGCAAAATTGTTTAATTTAAAGTA